DNA sequence from the Paenibacillus azoreducens genome:
ATTGTGAAGGAAGCTTTGGCAGGTGTTAAGGTTGGGGTGTTAGCCCGTATGTATGATATCCATCCAGAAACCATTCGTGGGTGGATTAGGGATTACCGCGACTCGATCGCACCCGAAGAAATTCCAATGGCAGACGAGCATTTGCAAGAACTTCAGAGGCTGCAAGAAGTCGAACAACGATATGAAAAGGCTGTTAAAGCTTTGGGAGAGAAAGAACTCGAAAACGAGATTCTGCGTGAATTGCTAAAAAAGAAAAACCCCTCTTATCTGAAAAATTCGAAATAGCAGAGCTATTCATTAAGCGGGGAGAAAGAGTAGCATTAGTTCTGCGCATTCTTGGATTATCCGAATCAACATACTACGACCGTAAAAAGCGAGCTGCCATGCCAGAAATGGATCGTTCTATGAGTAAGCGAAAGGGCCGTCCTGTACCTGGATACTCATTGACGGCTCGTGGTGAGAAAGTCAGCGACGAGCAGATCAAGATTTGGCTGCTTGACCTTTTGGAAGGTGAAGAGTTTGTCTATGGCTACAAGTTTCTTGCGAAGTGTATTCGTGAGCAATATCACGTACGTCTCAATAAAAAGAAAGCATATCGTTTGTGTAGAGAGCTGGGAATTCTGAAAAAGCGACACAATCCTGTTCAAAGACACCCGCGCAGACTACCGAGAAATCGTATCGTTACTGGATCAAACCAGCTGTGGCAAATGGATATTAAGTATGGTTACGTGCTTGGAAAGGATCGTTTCTTTTTCGTGCTCAGCATTATCGATGTCTTTGATCGGGTTGTGGTGGGACAATACAGGGGAACTTCATGTGAGGCCAAGCATGTCGTTCAAACATTTTATCGTGCGTTAGAGAGCCGGATTGCACCAGGGGAGAAAATGCCTGTGATCCGAACGGATAATGGCCCTCAATTTGTAAGTCAGCTATTTGGAGATACGTGTGAGAGTCTGGACATCATTCATGAACGAATCCCGCCACGTACCCCCGATATGAATGCGTACATCGAGTCTTTTCATAGTATACTTGAACGCCACCTGTTTAGCCTAAGAGATTTCATGAGCTTTGAGGAGGCCTATGAGGCATTGGACCAGTATATGGATTTCTATAACAACCGTAAGATGCATGGTAGTTTGAAGGATATGCCTCCTGCAAAGTTTTCAAAATGGGTCAAGACACTGGAAGACTCCTCAGAATTCCATAAAGCGATGTAATACCTTGAAAAAATGAGATATTCTATGACAGAGCAATCACTGTAGGGCAAGACTCCGGATTTAGGGTGCCTAGCCGCTTTCGCAACAATTTCGCGTTCCACGCCATCAAAAGCCCGAAAAGGATGTACTTTCGCAACTTTTCTGTATTTCACATGACTCAGTCTGTCTGAAAAGGTTGTACCCTTATCAATTTCATAATGGATTTATATCGAGTGTCTGAACTTAGATATCGAATCATCTAATCTTATTTCTAACAACAATTGGTATTATGAAATTAACTTAAAGCCATCCGTTTCCGCGACTTTTATCCAAATGCGCACATAGGCCTTTGAAAACATGCACGTGTGCAGCTTTTGCATCAAACAACCATGTTGCCTTGAAAATACCTGCACTTTCGCATCTTCTATACTCATGATGAAATCCTAACATTATTGTGCCACAGCTTCGAAAGCAGCAAAAAGCCGCCCTAAAGTTCAATTGAACCTTGGAGCGGCTTTTTGCCGTTTCAATGGGGCTTACCTCTTTTTGCCCGGATCGATATCATCCGGATTCAATCCTGCCCAAATATTAGGGATATTCACTTCATCCGGATGCTCAAATACGAGGAAAGCCGTCGGAAGGTATCGTTCCCCATATTCGGACGAAGGTTTATTCACGATTTGGTTATCCTTCACCAGCACGGTCGAGGAACCTCCATCCAGGTTAGCGGCGATCACCGCGCCACGCTTCAGCAAGATTTGCTGAACGTCGTACAAATTGGCCCCGATACTGTAGGTAGGCTGGCGTCCGTCGATCACGACGAACAAAATAGCGCCGTCCGCACGTTGTCCCATCGCCGTACGCGGGGCAATGCCCCAGCCCTCTTTGGCGTTTTTGATCAAGCCTTTGCCGTTTACGATAATCCGCGGCTGGAAGGTTACGGCTTCTTTGATTCCCATGTTATTGAGTTCCTTCAAAGAATAGTGTCCCGCAACCATCTTGCCCGATTTGTCGATGCCGACCACTTGGGTAGAGCCGTTTTTGCCCAGACCGTTGTAATACAGCTTCCCTTGGGAGATCACGATGCCGATCGGCTTAAAGCCGTTGCCTTTCCAGTTCGGATCCGCGAATCCCCCGGCGTTGACACCGGCGATGGCCCCCGTTCGTTTGACCATGCTGGAGACCTTTTCGCCTCTGCCGCGGGCTTTCGGAATACCCAGGCGGATTTTTGTCGGATCATTAACGGTCATCACATATCCTTGGTAGCCCGAGCCCGAGACCTCCTCGATTTCAACAAGCGGCTTCTTCACCACCGTGCCTTCGGCCGATGTCTGCTGAGGAGCAGGGATGTGAATCTGATGCGTATCCTTCTCCTCGCCCATCGATTCGAACCGTTGATTATACTCCGCAACCCTGCGGTCCAGCTCCGCCTGTCCGATAATATACTTGGCCCAGTGGCGATGCTGCGTCGTAATCAGCGTATCGGCCACAAGGAAGCGGAATTCATTGCCCGATGGGGTCAAAAAGAACCAGCCGGCACCGAGCGTGCCAACGATCAATACCGCAAGCATGAACCGGGAAAAGAACCAGCCAAAACCTCTTCTTCTCTTTTGACGTTTTTTATTTTTGACGGATTTCGTCCTGTTTTGCTGTCTTACCGTAGATCTTTTTGGAAGTGTAGCTCGTTCCATGGTTTGTTATCCTCCAGTACGTCTCAAGCTTTTAAGAACAACCGATTCAAAAATATAAAATCTTTGTGCAATTCCAAAAGTATTGGACGGGACCAAAAAACGGATTTGGTTCAACCCTATTTAGAAGACGCATGCTGGGAAATAAAAGTTTCAAATTTCTGCAAAAACAAACATACCGGCATGCCGATTATGATTTTTTCCAGACCCGGAATTCCACCATTTCATAGAGATCAATGACGAGGGACAGCACTTTGCGCGGCCAGGCCAGTCTGTCGAACATCTGGTACACGAACATCGATACGGCAATACCGATTAAAGCGCCGCTCAGCACGTCCGACGGGTAATGAACCCCGTTCCAAATCCGCGAAAAGGCAATCAGCGCCGCCAGCGCCATCCAGATCATCCCATCCTTTTTACGGTATAGCAAAATCGAAAATGCGATGACAAAAGACCCAATGGAATGATTGCTCGGGAACGAAGCATTGGCCGCATGCTCAATCATCTGGTGCACCTGATAGGTTACGAACGGGCGGTCCCGATAGAACAGGTGACTGAGAATAGTTCCAATTCCAAAAGCAAGACAGGCAGAGGTCAAAGCCTGCACAACCATTTTCCTGTTCTCTCTCTTCCGCGTAAACCAATACACAACAACTGCCAGATAAAATAAATATTCCGCGTCCTTGGATAAGAAGCGCATACAAGCATCAATGACGGGGTAATTGCCCGCTGCATTATTGATCCAGCTAAACAGCGAATAATCCCATGTTGTAAAAATAATAATCTTCTCCTCTCCTGCCGTAATGGCTCATATCATGTCACAGATTCTACCAGATTAACGATGGTATGTTCTCAAGTATAATAGATTTCCGATGTTTCGTACAAATCCTGCTCCCTTGCAATAGCAAAAATGCCCGCCCCATAAGGGCGGACAAAATTTTACCAGCTGGCGCGGTTATTGATTTTTTTCATTTCATTGTCCGTCCATTTGCCGTAAACAAAAAATCCGAGATTTGAAATTTCCGGAAAATTCGCCCGAATTCCCTGATGTACATTATGGTACTGCGCGTCCGTCCAATCGGTGTCGAGCGTGGCGATGATTTCGGCACCCCCTGTTTTTTGCCTGGTTTGGCTCAGGATGCCGGTGTCGTCATAAACCCAGCTCGGCGGGAAGTCCCAATCATCGAAATACGCCATCGGCGCTATAAAATCCATATACGGCATAAATTTCGCCACGTCCTGTCCGCATTCCACGAACTCAGGCGGCAGAATATAGGCACCGAAAAAAAGCCCCGGCGTAATGCCGTCCAAGTCGCTCCTTACATCACGGACATATTCCCCGAGCTTTGTCGTCCTCCATTCGCCTTGTTTGCCAAAGATGAGCAGGAGGTCATCGCCCTTCTCGACAAAGCTGAGCAGGATGCGCAAAAAGCGGGTTACGACAAACTGCTGAAATTCGAAACCGCAAAATGGCAGGAAAATCTCAAAAAGATTGGCGGAAAGTGAGTTGAGCCCTCGCGAGAAATAGGCTGAACTAATAAACCTGCTCATAGGCTATAGAAACAACCATTATTGGGGCAAAAATAAGTCGCATTGAAGTTTCTAACGGCGGACGCTATTGAGGACACCGCGAACACTATAGGGGACACAGTGAACGCTATAGAGGACACAGCGAACGCTATTGGGGACACGGCGGGCTTTATTGACCATTATGATTTCTAACGGACACAGCGGACGCTATTGAGGGTAATTTCGGCCATTCTGATTTCTAACGGACACAGCTGCTGCTATTTTAGTCAAAAACCCCTTTTTGGCGGCGAATTGATGCTATTAAGCGCTGTGGTGTCCGTTAAAGTTTGAAAATGGCTGTTTTTTGCGAATTAGCGGCCATGGTGTCCGTTAGACGTGGCATGATCCAATTGCGAGCCTCATGGTGTCCGTTAGACGTGGCATAGCCCTATTGCGACCTCATTTACTTCTTTAAAAGGTGCAGAGCGCGAGCTCATTCCAACTCTAACGGACACAGCGGACGCTATTGAGGGTAATTTCAGCCATTCTGATTTCTTACGGACACAGCTGCTGCTATTTTAGTCAAAAACTCCTTTTTGGCGGCGAATTAATGCTATTAAGCGCTGTGGTGTCCGTTAAAGTTTGAAAATGGCTGTTTTTTGCGAATTAGCGGCCGTGGTGTCCGTTAAGCGTGGCATAGCCCTATTGCGACCTCATTTACTTCTTTAAAAGGTCAGAGCGCGAGCTCATTCCAACTCTAACGGACACAGCGGACGCTATTGAGGGTGATTTCGGCCATTCTGATTTCTAACGGACACAGCTGCTGCTATTTTAGTCAAAAACCCCTTTTGGCGGCGAATTGATGCTATTAAGCGCTGTGGTGTCCGTTAAAGTTTGAAAATGGCTGTTTTTTGCGAATTAGCGGCCGTGGTGTCCGTTAGACGTGGCATGATCCAATTGCGACCTCATTTACTTCTTTAAAAGGTGCAGAGCGCGAGCTCATTCCAACTCTAACGGACACAGCGGACGCTATTGAGAGTAATTTCGGCCATTCTGATCTCTAACGGACACAGCTGAACCCAGCTGCTGCTATTTTAGTCAAAAACTCCTTTTTGGCGGCGAATTGATGCTATTAAGCGCTGTGGTGTCCGTTAAAGTTTGAAAATGGCTGTTTTTTGCGAATTAGCGGCCATGTTGTCCGTTAAGCGTGGCATAGCCCTATTGCAACCTCATTTACTTCTTTAAAAGGTCAGAGCGCGAGCTCATTCCAACTCTAACGGACACAGTGGACGCTATTGAGGGTAATTTCGGCCATTCTGATTTCTAACGGACACAGTTGCTGCTATTTTAGTGAAAAACCCCTTTTGGCGGCGAATTAATGCTATTAAGCGCTGTGGTGTCCGTTAAAGTTTGAAAATGGCTGTTTTTTGCGAATTAGCGGCCATGGTGTCCGTTAGACGTGGCATGATCCAATTGCGAACCTCGTGGTGTCCATTAGACGTGGCATGATCCAATTGCGAACCTCGTGGTGTCCATTAGACGTGGCATGATCCAATTGCGAACCTAATGGTGCGTTAAGCGTGGCAAATTGGCGCATGCCCGTGCTCCGGCAAATCCGAATGCGCATCCCTCTATTGAAAAAAGCCACTCTCATTGAGTGGCCACAGATTTACCTCAGTAGTTTCTTACCGTCATGGCATCCAGGCTTTTAAATTCGTATCCCTGCTGCCTTGCCCCGTCGATAATGCGGCCAAGCGCTTCCGTATTATCCCTGGAGATGGAATGCAGTAGAATGACAGCACCCGGATGAAGCTGGGACATCACCTGTCTATACGCATAATCGGCGCCCCTCTGGCCATTTACGTCCCAATCCTTGTAAGCAATGGACCAGAACACGCTAACGTATCCCTCCGCTCGGCTTAAAGCCAGCGTACGATTGCTAAAAATCCCTCGCGGCGGCCGGACAAATTTCATCGTGACCTGCCGGCTCGCAGTATCAGATACAGCTTTTTTCACCTTATCCAGTTCTTCCTTCAGCTGCTGATCGGAGATTTGCGTCATGTCCGGATGAGACCATGAATGGTTGCCGACCAGATGTCCTTCCGTCAACATTCTCGTCACCAGCTCAGGTTTATCCTTAACATAATGGCCTGTGAGGAAGAAAGCAGCCGGGACCTTTTTCTCCTTCAGCACATCCAAAATTTTGGGCGTAAACCCGTTTTCATAACCGTTATCAAACGTCAGGTATAGTTCCTTACGGGACGTGTCCCCGAGAAAGATCGCTTCATTTTTTTTAAGCACATCTTTAAAGCCCTCTTCGTTAATGGAAGCAAGCTGACCATTTTTGCTTTTTTTAAAGCCGAAATGGTAAGGGCCGTCCGCAGACGCGGTCTGCTGACCGCAGCAAAGGAGCAGTAACGCAGTCAATAGGATAACAAAGCGCTTCATGTGGATTTTCACCTCTCCATCAATGAAATGGTCTGAATTTGCATACTAGAGGTAATATGCCACAGGAAAGGCGAAGTTATGTGTTTTATGAAGAAAAAGAAGCGACCCGTGTAAAATAACGAAAAAGATATTTATACTTCAGCCGCCGATTTTAGCTATCCTGCCGATCCGTCTCTTCTTTCAATGGCTCTTCAATGGATTCTTCTTTCGGGTCAGCGCCCGCATTCAGCTGCTTCCGTCTCATGGCCGCTTCCCGGCGTTTCCGTTCCCCCGATTTCCGTACCGCCCAAATAACCAGCAAAATGATTGCTGCTACAATCAATACCGGAGTAGAGCCGGAAAGAATCACAACGATCCATTGAAAAACCTGCGTGATCACCTCAATGCTGCCTTGAAACGCTTGGTTAGCCCGTTTTCCGAGCGGTGGCTGGACATTTTTAATCTGCGCAGGTTCCTTGGCCGTTTCGTACAAACGGATTTCCACGGTGGAATAAGACACATTTTGGTCGATATACCGCATGCGGCCTTTGATCTGCTCGATTTCGGACTGAATGCGTTCAAGTTCGTTCGCAAAAGCAACCAGATCATCCGTTTTGGTCGCTTTTTTCATGAATTCAATATACTGCTGCTCCATGAGCTGCTTGGCCTTAAGCCTCGATTCCAGATCAACGTATTCCTCGGTCACATCCTGTCCTTCAATGCTGCGTTCTAGACGTTCATGTTTGATTTTCTCAAGATCGGCGAGGAATGATGAGAAGCCTTTCGCAGGGACTTTGATGGCAAATGTGCCGCCTTTTTCGCCGGTCGACGCCGTTTCGCTGAAATTGATGATATACCCGCCAGACAGCGTAACCCGGTTGCGGATTTCCGTTTGCGCCTGGTCATAATCCGGGATTTCCATCACAATATTGGCTTTGTATATCAGCTTTTGGTTGAGCCCGCTTGCGAGATCCTGTGCATTGAGCCCGTTTGTTGCGCTTGCGGTTTGCAGCGGCGATTCGGGCAGTTTTTGCTCCGCGCCGGCAGGCTGTTCGGCTTGACTTGAGCTGTCCATGCTAGCGGTTTCTGTTTTTGCTTGCGGAACAGCCTCCTCCACGGTGGCGGACGATTTTTCGTCCATAACGTTGGCACCCGCTGCTTTGTCATGCGAAGCAGATGAGCAGCCGCTGACCAGCATGATCAACAACATGAGAACGGCAATCCATGACCCCCATCTTTTCATCAAAATCCCCCCAAATACAGTTTGATTTTCCTTACATCCCCTAACGAATCTATGTTTTGGAAGGTTGCAGACGGATAGAAAAAACCTCCAGGAGATTTTCCCGGAGGTCCTTGGTTTAATAGGTTTTATCTTGCGGATACGCCGCCGTCGATCGCGAGCTCAGCCCCCGTAATAAAAGAGGATTCATCGGACGCCAGAAATAAAACGCCTGCTGCGATATTTTCCGGTTTGCCGAGGCGTGGAAGCGGTGTGTTGGATCGGAACCAATTCGTCATATTTTCGTCCGCAAAAAGCCCTTCCGTCATCGGAGTTTCAATATATCCCGGATGGATCGAGTTGCAGCGGATATTGTCCTTGCCGTAATCGATCGCCACCGCCTTGGTCAAAAGGCGGACCGCTCCTTTGCTTGCGGTGTACGGCCCCGCGCCGTTGCTGCCTGTTAGGCCGGCGATGGAAGAAATGTTGATAATGGAGCCTCCGCCGTTTTTCTGCATGACAGGAATGACATGTTTCAGTCCAAAAAATCCCCCGGTCAAATTGATCCCCATCACCTTATCCCAATCCTGGGCGGTCGTATCCAAAAGCGATTTCGGGAATGAAATGCCGGCATTGTTGACCAAAACGTCGATCTTTCCCCACTTCTTAACGGTCTCTTCAACGATGCGCTCCCACTCATTCTCCGAAGTTACATCATGACGGAAACCGATGGCTTCGCCGCCATTCTTGTGGATCTCCTCCACAACCGCATTGACTTTACCCTCCTGAATATCGGTAACGACCACTTTCGCTCCTTCTTGAGCCAGAAGCAATGCATCCGCTTTCCCCATCCCGCCTGCCGCGCCGGTTACGATGGCAACTTTTCCAGATACTCTACCCATGATCGAAAACTCCCTTCTGATTTAAAACGCTTAATAAAATCCCCCCACAAAGAGTATCGGAAAGAAGTAAGGGCGCCTCTCAAAGAGGGGCTCTTTTGCGGAGCAAAAGTACTGAGTGGAGCCTATGCTTCGATGCTTATTCCAAAACCTTTGCGGGGACTCCAAAAAACTTATAACTTCTATACTCTTAAAAAAACAAGCTCCTTGGAACATTTCCGTTCCCGAAATCAAACTAAATTCCCAGAAGATCAAAAAAAAGATTTAATTCCGTAGTCATGATATCATTACTATCATTTCGATATTCATTATATCACTACTATTTCAAATCTGCAATTTCATATTTTGAAAAGAAAAGAGCGCTCTATCGATGGATTGACTTTGGCTTTTACCTCTGATAGCATTCATAAATTAAGGACTCACTTGGAAACTATGTGAAATTGAAAGCAAAAAAGGTCGTGAACAAGGTTATGGATCCAAAGAGCAGATGGGAGCAAGAACGTCAGGAAGCCAAAAAACAGCGTGAAAACAGCATTATCGAAGCGGCTGAACGGGTTTTTGCCAAAAAAGGCCTTGAAAAGGCCACCATGCGCGATATTGCCGAGGAAGATAATGTGGGGATTGCCACCGTTTTCAGATATTTTCCCAAAAAAGATCGCATCATCGTAGCCGTTGCGGCGAGGATTATAGAAATGGAAGCTGAAGCCTTTCAGGCCATTTTAGAGCGGCCCGGAACAGGGATAGAAAAAATGGAGATGCTTTTCGACCACTTTATCGAAGAAAACTCGCCGAATTACCTTAACCGCAACAAACTTATCGAGGCATTCGAAAGTTATGCCGCCCAGCAAGCCGAACCGCTCGATGGAATTGAGGAATATTATGAGGCAACACGCAAGGTGTTCCGTATTTTTGAGAGAATTATTCAAATATGTACTGAGGACGGTTCCGTTCGATCGGATATGGATGCCCGCGAGACGTTGTCAACATTGGTGAACACTTTCGGCATCTTCGCCAAAAAACTGTCGATTCAAAGCAGCATTTTAATGTTCAAGGCCGATCCGGACTTCATGGTGCAGCTCTCCATTTTGAAACGGATTTTCATGGATTATTTGAAACCCCGCTGATACGGTAAGAAAAACGTCTATCGACGTACTCTCATAGAAGACAGACCGCTTTTAGCGGATGTTTTTCTTGCGATTATAGAATGACTTAAGCACTGCTTAAAACTTATACATTCTATAATCTTAAGAAAAACGTCTATCGACGTATTTTCATAGAAGACAGACCGCGCTTAGAGATAGTTTTTCTTGCGATTATAGAATTGTTCAGCGTAGCAAGAAAATTTATAAATTCTATAATCTTCAAAAAAGCCTGCCCCGCCCTGATTTGCATCAGGACAGGACAGGCTTTTAGAATTAGAAATTCAAGCTTAACGGAAGTCGCGAGCGCGACCCACGCAGCCGCAAAGCTGCATTTTTTCCATCGCAGCTTGTTTAAGCGCTTGCTTGGCAGGAACCATATATTTGCGCGGATCGTTTTCCTCCGGATTTGCGGCGAATACCGCCTTGATGGCATCCGAAAATACGATGCGCAGCTCTGTTGCAACGTTCATCTTGGCCATGCCGAGCGAAACGGCGCGTTTCACCTGATCTTCAGGAATGCCGGAGCCGCCGTGCAAAACAAGGGGCACGCTTACAGTATCCGCAATCCGTTTAATCCGGTCAAAGTCAATGTTCGGGTCGCCTTTGTAAATGCCATGCGCCGTCCCGATCGCCGGAGCCAGCGTATGAACGCCCGTACGCTCCACGAATTCAGCGCATTCCGCCGGATCGGCTAGCAAAGCGTCCCTTTCATCCACGACGATATCATCCTCGACGCCGCCGACCTTGCCGAGTTCGGCTTCCACGTTAATCCCTATCGCATTAGCCGCTTCAACTACCTTTTTGGTGATCGCCACATTCTCTTCGAACGGAGAATGCGATGCATCGATCATCACGGAAGTATATCCGGCACGGATGCAGCTCATAATCACCGCAAAATCGGAGCAGTGGTCGAGATGGAGCGCGATCGGCACGCTGGCCCGATTGGCAGCCACGGTCGCCGCTGCAGCGATATAATCCGGTCCCAAATGCTTCACCGTACCTACCGTCGATTGAATGATTAGCGGAGACTGGGCTTCTTCAGCCGCTTCCACGACGGCTTGCAGCATTTCAAGCGTGTGCACGTTAAATGCGCCGATTGCATACTTATTTTGTCTTGCAGTTTGCAATAAAGAAGTAGAAGAAACGAGTGCCATATGAATTTCCCCTTTGTTGTTTGAATTTGCAATTCATCACGGGACTTTACTACAACATTGCATTCTCATGCTTTTGTTTGGCATACATTGCGCTTCCGGTCACGCCCGCATCATCGTTGTTTAATGCAGTTACCACGTTCAGGCGTTCCCTGTAATCCGGCAGAATCCGGCTGTAAAGCTCTTGCTTCAGCGGCGTAAGCAAACGGTCGCCTGCCAAAGCTCCGCCTCCGCCCACAATGATCAGCTCCGGGCTGACCAGCGGCACGGCATAGGACAAGGCGCGGCCTAGAAGGGTTCCCGCTTTGTTCATGATGGACCTCGCAAACGAATCTCCCTGGTCGTATGCGCGGGAAAGATCGGCGGCGGTAAGCTCCTCTAGCCGTTCCCCGGGATACCATTCGCTCAAAATGGATGCTTCCCCGTTACGCAGCGCCTTCTTCGTATGACGCACCATGCCGGATGCCGACGCGAAGGTCTCCAGGCAGCCTTGCAAACCGCATGGGCAAGGATCGGTCAGACCTTCCATCACAATATGTCCAAGCTCCCCGGACATATTGCGGAACCCGTAAAACAGCTTGCCACTATTGACCATGGCCGAGGCGATACCTGTTCCTACCGTAATTCCGAGCACGTCTTTATAACCTTTGCCCGCACCGTACATCGCTTCACCGTACACATAGGTGCGCACATCATTGTCAATATAGACCGGCAGGTTCAGCCTGGACTCAAGCCGCTCTACCGCCGGCAGATTCCTCCAGCCGAGGTTGCCGGCAAAGCGGGCAATGCCCTCTTCAGGGTCCACAAACCCCGGTAAGCCGATGCCTGCTGCAATGACTGAAGTTTCCTCCCCGGAATGGGCTGCATAACCGGCCGCCGCTTCTTCAATCATGGACGCAATTTTCTCCAGAACGGAATCCGGCCCTTTGGAAGCCTCCGTTGCGCGTTTGATCTGATGCACCACGTCGCCGGATGGGGTAACCAAACCGCAGACGATATTGGTTCCGCCCACATCCACGCCAGCATATACTTCCATCTTCACACCCGCCCTGCGTTTATCAGTATTTTATTGGGTTGCCGTTACATAAACTTGCACCCGCTCCGCTTCCAAACGCGCCCGCAGCTCGTCTCCGGGCTCCTGATCCGTAATGATGCCGTACAGTGCCGAAACCGGCGCGACCTGGAACAGGGAATTGCGGCCCGACTTCGTATGGTCAAATACGGCAATGGTCCGTTCCGTACGCTTCATCATCATTTGGGCCGTGTTGGCCTCCAATTCCGAATAGGTGCTGACACCCTGTTCCGCCGAGAAGCCGTCGATCCCCATAAACATGATGTGGATATTCAGCGCCTCCAGCGTCCGTTCGGCGAGCGGTCCGCACAGCTCGAAGTTTTTGCTGCGCAGCATTCCGCCGGTCAGCACGACCTGAACGTCCTCGTTTTCGGACAGTTCCATCGCAATGTTAACGGCGTTGGTGACCACAGTAATATTGCGGCGGTTTTTGAGGGCGCGGGCAATCAAATAAGTGGTTGTTCCCCCTGTGAGGCCGATGACATCCCCCTCTTCAACAAGAGATGCGGCCAACTGGGCAATGCTTTCTTTTTCCCGGTAGAGCTTGTTTTGCTTTTCGTGAAATGGAACTTCCCTCCCGGCGATCAATCCTGCTGGTTTTGCCCCTCCGCCCATCGTCCGGATGACCCGTCCCGCCTTTTCCAAAGCTTCCAGGTCACGTCTGGCCGTTGCCTCCGAGCATTGAAATTCCCGGATGACCTCCTGAAGAGATATCGAACCGTGTTCCAGGATATATTCAAGTATTTGTTCCTGACGTTCTTCTTTTGATCCATTTCGTTCACGCAAAACAGTTTCGCTCCTTTGTCATCAATTTCATAATGCCGCTAATTTTTGAAATCAACCAAAATAAGTTGAACAAATGATTTTAAGGATAAAGTCAGCCGGGTGAAATATTCTTTAGTTCAACTTACATGGATATAGAACGGAATTCATTAGGCGATTCGATACCCAAGTTCAAACACTCGGGTAGGAATCCATTATGAAAATTGATTCTTTGAAATCAGATTTTGACCACCTGGGTCAAATTCCGCGGGCTGTCAGGGTTTCTTCCCTCCCGCAAGGCGGTATAGTAACCGATATAT
Encoded proteins:
- a CDS encoding undecaprenyl-diphosphatase encodes the protein MRFLSKDAEYLFYLAVVVYWFTRKRENRKMVVQALTSACLAFGIGTILSHLFYRDRPFVTYQVHQMIEHAANASFPSNHSIGSFVIAFSILLYRKKDGMIWMALAALIAFSRIWNGVHYPSDVLSGALIGIAVSMFVYQMFDRLAWPRKVLSLVIDLYEMVEFRVWKKS
- a CDS encoding IS3 family transposase; its protein translation is MKRGERVALVLRILGLSESTYYDRKKRAAMPEMDRSMSKRKGRPVPGYSLTARGEKVSDEQIKIWLLDLLEGEEFVYGYKFLAKCIREQYHVRLNKKKAYRLCRELGILKKRHNPVQRHPRRLPRNRIVTGSNQLWQMDIKYGYVLGKDRFFFVLSIIDVFDRVVVGQYRGTSCEAKHVVQTFYRALESRIAPGEKMPVIRTDNGPQFVSQLFGDTCESLDIIHERIPPRTPDMNAYIESFHSILERHLFSLRDFMSFEEAYEALDQYMDFYNNRKMHGSLKDMPPAKFSKWVKTLEDSSEFHKAM
- a CDS encoding helix-turn-helix domain-containing protein, with the translated sequence MGKRLKEEERIKIVKEALAGVKVGVLARMYDIHPETIRGWIRDYRDSIAPEEIPMADEHLQELQRLQEVEQRYEKAVKALGEKELENEILRELLKKKNPSYLKNSK
- a CDS encoding DUF4349 domain-containing protein, giving the protein MKRWGSWIAVLMLLIMLVSGCSSASHDKAAGANVMDEKSSATVEEAVPQAKTETASMDSSSQAEQPAGAEQKLPESPLQTASATNGLNAQDLASGLNQKLIYKANIVMEIPDYDQAQTEIRNRVTLSGGYIINFSETASTGEKGGTFAIKVPAKGFSSFLADLEKIKHERLERSIEGQDVTEEYVDLESRLKAKQLMEQQYIEFMKKATKTDDLVAFANELERIQSEIEQIKGRMRYIDQNVSYSTVEIRLYETAKEPAQIKNVQPPLGKRANQAFQGSIEVITQVFQWIVVILSGSTPVLIVAAIILLVIWAVRKSGERKRREAAMRRKQLNAGADPKEESIEEPLKEETDRQDS
- a CDS encoding SDR family NAD(P)-dependent oxidoreductase, which translates into the protein MGRVSGKVAIVTGAAGGMGKADALLLAQEGAKVVVTDIQEGKVNAVVEEIHKNGGEAIGFRHDVTSENEWERIVEETVKKWGKIDVLVNNAGISFPKSLLDTTAQDWDKVMGINLTGGFFGLKHVIPVMQKNGGGSIINISSIAGLTGSNGAGPYTASKGAVRLLTKAVAIDYGKDNIRCNSIHPGYIETPMTEGLFADENMTNWFRSNTPLPRLGKPENIAAGVLFLASDESSFITGAELAIDGGVSAR
- a CDS encoding TetR/AcrR family transcriptional regulator gives rise to the protein MKAKKVVNKVMDPKSRWEQERQEAKKQRENSIIEAAERVFAKKGLEKATMRDIAEEDNVGIATVFRYFPKKDRIIVAVAARIIEMEAEAFQAILERPGTGIEKMEMLFDHFIEENSPNYLNRNKLIEAFESYAAQQAEPLDGIEEYYEATRKVFRIFERIIQICTEDGSVRSDMDARETLSTLVNTFGIFAKKLSIQSSILMFKADPDFMVQLSILKRIFMDYLKPR
- a CDS encoding phosphodiester glycosidase family protein; this translates as MERATLPKRSTVRQQNRTKSVKNKKRQKRRRGFGWFFSRFMLAVLIVGTLGAGWFFLTPSGNEFRFLVADTLITTQHRHWAKYIIGQAELDRRVAEYNQRFESMGEEKDTHQIHIPAPQQTSAEGTVVKKPLVEIEEVSGSGYQGYVMTVNDPTKIRLGIPKARGRGEKVSSMVKRTGAIAGVNAGGFADPNWKGNGFKPIGIVISQGKLYYNGLGKNGSTQVVGIDKSGKMVAGHYSLKELNNMGIKEAVTFQPRIIVNGKGLIKNAKEGWGIAPRTAMGQRADGAILFVVIDGRQPTYSIGANLYDVQQILLKRGAVIAANLDGGSSTVLVKDNQIVNKPSSEYGERYLPTAFLVFEHPDEVNIPNIWAGLNPDDIDPGKKR
- the pdaA gene encoding delta-lactam-biosynthetic de-N-acetylase codes for the protein MKRFVILLTALLLLCCGQQTASADGPYHFGFKKSKNGQLASINEEGFKDVLKKNEAIFLGDTSRKELYLTFDNGYENGFTPKILDVLKEKKVPAAFFLTGHYVKDKPELVTRMLTEGHLVGNHSWSHPDMTQISDQQLKEELDKVKKAVSDTASRQVTMKFVRPPRGIFSNRTLALSRAEGYVSVFWSIAYKDWDVNGQRGADYAYRQVMSQLHPGAVILLHSISRDNTEALGRIIDGARQQGYEFKSLDAMTVRNY